A genomic segment from Agelaius phoeniceus isolate bAgePho1 chromosome 2, bAgePho1.hap1, whole genome shotgun sequence encodes:
- the LOC143693420 gene encoding uncharacterized protein LOC143693420, producing the protein MDFWSPEKWESFQGLSRWIRAAAAANTRSLLLTSWATHQGRDDSTCFQWFPGVWCGFFQADNEMKENFSFFYSSSGRQKSAHQISAMDDFCLFFQQDMDEAAAEALHKWEGNKYVDVCSCSFTGCHRGIVKIPHYSRELVEVFVSVCVHSEQCRGPFTGVINCAYSHVR; encoded by the exons ATGGACTTCTGGAGCCCAGAGAAATGGGAGTCATTTCAAGGACTGAGCAGATGGAttagagctgcagcagcagcaaacaccagaaGTTTATTGCTGACCTCATGGGCCActcaccagggcagggatgaCAGTACCTGCTTTCAGTGGTTTCCAGGGGTTTGGTGTGGCTTTTTTCAGGCTGACAACgaaatgaaggaaaatttttcttttttttactctaGCTCTGGGAGACAGAAGAGTGCACATCAG ATCTCTGCCATGGATGatttctgcctcttcttccagcaGGACATGGAtgaggcagctgctgaggctTTGCATAAGTGGGAAgg aaaTAAATATGTGGATGTATGTAGTTGCAGCTTTACAGGCTGCCATCGTGGCATTGTAAAG ATACCTCATTATTCCAGGGAGCTTGTGGAAGTGTTTGTATCTGTTTGTGTGCACAGTGAACAATGCCGTGGACCATTCACTGGAGTGATAAATTGTGCTTACTCCCATGTCAG GTAA